In Magnolia sinica isolate HGM2019 chromosome 12, MsV1, whole genome shotgun sequence, a single genomic region encodes these proteins:
- the LOC131221025 gene encoding protein WHAT'S THIS FACTOR 1 homolog, chloroplastic, translating into MLRKISKRAVFFSTSTSPSKPHLFSIQKMQISSYRRPKKKIYHRVPDLDRVMDLRKKPSLILNLKTILSSRKSRSLLLRDLEKEVGFVQKWNYMSVIEKYPRIFQIGVKNRVPVSVHLTEKAERIVSEEVAMRELMEPILVKNLRKLLMMSMDGRIPLEKIEFIESDLGLPQNFKNCLIPKYPEFFTVKNLNGRDCLQLESWDTDLAITTREERLDLSGSHNTSKTISRDGNYHGPFAFKLSFPAGFRPNTNYLKEVQKWQRLEFPSPYLNARSIDPVTPQARKRAVAVLHELLSLTMEKRLTSAQLDAFHAEYQLPCKLLLCLVKNHGIFYITNKGVRSTVFLKEAYNRSCLIEKCPLLRFNDRLVALNGSSELNLSDGIPLSMS; encoded by the coding sequence ATGCTCAGAAAAATCAGCAAACGGGCAGTCTTCTTCTCTACTTCAACCtctccatcaaaaccccatctttTTAGCATCCAAAAGATGCAAATCTCCTCTTACAGAAGACCCAAAAAGAAAATCTATCACAGAGTTCCTGATCTTGACCGGGTGATGGACCTCCGAAAGAAGCCTTCTCTGATCTTAAACCTCAAAACTATCCTAAGCTCCCGAAAGAGTCGCTCCCTCCTCCTTCGAGACCTTGAAAAGGAAGTGGGTTTTGTCCAGAAATGGAATTACATGTCTGTAATCGAAAAGTATCCTCGGATATTCCAAATTGGTGTGAAAAACAGAGTACCTGTTTCAGTACACCTTACAGAGAAGGCCGAAAGGATCGTGTCTGAAGAAGTTGCCATGCGTGAATTGATGGAGCCCATTTTGGTGAAGAACCTGAGGAAGCTGTTGATGATGTCAATGGATGGTCGGATCCCGCTTGAGAAGATTGAATTCATTGAATCGGATCTGGGGTTGCCTCAAAACTTCAAGAACTGCTTGATCCCAAAGTACCCAGAGTTTTTTACGGTGAAGAATTTGAATGGTAGAGATTGTCTCCAATTGGAAAGCTGGGATACCGATCTGGCGATCACCACCCGTGAAGAAAGATTGGATCTCAGCGGGAGCCACAACACCTCCAAGACCATCTCAAGAGATGGGAATTATCATGGGCCATTCGCTTTTAAATTGAGTTTTCCCGCTGGGTTCAGACCCAACACAAATTACCTCAAGGAAGTTCAGAAATGGCAAAGATTGGAGTTCCCGTCACCGTATTTGAATGCAAGGAGCATCGATCCCGTCACCCCTCAGGCTCGAAAACGGGCCGTTGCAGTGCTTCATGAGCTGTTGAGCTTGACAATGGAGAAGAGATTGACGTCTGCACAGCTGGATGCGTTCCACGCAGAGTATCAGTTACCATGCAAGTTGTTGCTTTGTTTGGTCAAGAATCATGGGATTTTCTATATTACTAATAAGGGAGTTCGGAGTACCGTCTTTCTTAAGGAAGCTTATAACAGGTCTTGTTTGATAGAGAAATGCCCGTTGTTGAGATTTAACGATAGGCTTGTAGCACTTAATGGCAGCAGTGAACTCAATTTAAGTGATGGAATACCCTTGTCGATGTCATAG